From Saprospiraceae bacterium, one genomic window encodes:
- a CDS encoding RluA family pseudouridine synthase: MIPKHSVEIIFENEDFIVINKASGLLSIPDRFDPAKPNAFNMVSQKIQNLWVVHRIDRDTSGLLIFAKNAETHKLLNLQFENQQIHKLYIAICQGTPPFEEGLIEAPIAHSASNDGRMVIHPKGKTSETLYKLSKTWKNFSQLECKPLTGRTHQIRVHLAYIGCPIVGDPLYGLKPNLKIEDIKKKVYRGKFEEEGPDLIHRTALHASAIEFNLGDQKFHFNCPLPKDMRAVVNQLNKWQ, translated from the coding sequence TTGATACCTAAGCATTCTGTTGAGATAATTTTTGAAAACGAAGACTTTATTGTGATCAATAAAGCATCAGGTTTATTGAGCATACCGGATCGATTTGACCCGGCAAAACCAAATGCATTCAATATGGTTTCTCAAAAAATTCAAAACCTTTGGGTCGTTCACAGAATTGACCGAGACACCAGCGGACTTTTGATTTTTGCAAAAAACGCGGAGACGCATAAATTATTGAATTTGCAATTTGAAAACCAACAGATCCATAAATTATACATTGCCATTTGTCAAGGTACTCCACCATTTGAAGAAGGATTAATTGAGGCGCCTATTGCGCATTCCGCTTCCAATGATGGAAGAATGGTCATTCATCCAAAAGGCAAAACTTCTGAGACACTCTATAAACTTTCAAAGACCTGGAAAAACTTTTCCCAATTGGAATGTAAACCATTAACAGGAAGAACCCATCAAATCAGGGTCCATTTGGCCTATATAGGCTGTCCCATTGTGGGTGACCCGCTATACGGACTCAAGCCCAATCTTAAAATTGAGGATATTAAAAAGAAGGTTTATCGGGGAAAGTTTGAAGAAGAGGGTCCTGATTTGATCCACCGCACAGCATTGCATGCTTCCGCGATCGAATTCAATCTTGGCGACCAGAAATTTCATTTTAATTGCCCCCTGCCCAAGGATATGCGCGCTGTTGTAAATCAACTCAACAAATGGCAGTAA
- a CDS encoding response regulator transcription factor: MIRVAIVDDHMMFVDGIESILSNENHIDLISKYHSGKDLMDAISHLNIDVLLLDINLPDMSGIELCKTINDQNPNIHILTLSMYSDKSIVTEILKNGAIGYILKNTSSNELIEAIETVSKGQTYFSKEITETIMAGLSSDKNTKKSKYAIYPKLTRREREVLELIVKEYTTHDIAKSLFISLKTVETHRSSLISKLNVKNSAGLVRAAYEQKLI; this comes from the coding sequence ATGATCAGAGTAGCCATTGTGGATGACCACATGATGTTCGTGGATGGAATTGAATCAATTCTCTCCAATGAAAATCATATTGACTTAATTTCAAAATACCATTCCGGTAAAGATTTGATGGATGCGATCAGCCATTTAAATATTGATGTGCTCCTATTGGACATCAATCTGCCGGACATGAGTGGAATCGAGCTTTGTAAAACCATTAATGATCAAAATCCCAATATTCACATTTTGACCTTATCCATGTACAGCGACAAAAGCATCGTTACTGAGATTCTGAAAAATGGGGCAATTGGTTATATTTTGAAAAACACCAGCAGCAATGAATTGATTGAAGCCATTGAAACAGTTTCTAAAGGTCAAACTTACTTTAGTAAAGAAATTACTGAAACCATTATGGCTGGCCTTTCTTCAGATAAAAACACCAAAAAAAGCAAATATGCCATTTATCCCAAATTGACAAGAAGGGAAAGAGAGGTCTTGGAACTCATCGTCAAGGAATATACCACACACGACATTGCAAAATCACTGTTCATTTCTTTAAAAACGGTAGAAACGCACCGGAGCAGTCTGATTTCTAAACTCAATGTGAAAAATTCGGCGGGTCTTGTCCGCGCTGCTTACGAACAAAAATTAATTTAA
- a CDS encoding response regulator produces the protein MSYGQHLFEKWLFKDNNDGLSQNHVFDIKQDRYGFIWISTMGGLNKFDGFDFTSYVYNEEDSNSLSANWVSCFLEDSKGQFWVSTSNGFNNFNRKTGKFKRYDHSPNNPLSLAHSSCKDIAEDRKGNIWIVHSLGVDCFDPLKETFEHYLHPEFRHGRHSGSIRIDQQGDIWIGGTTGLYKVNLNHKSLDQYVYQNPLTGEPIEVLGMEEDTDGKIWICHSSGLSIFDKNAKKFEDLKLAVLNGGTHSILRQANGVMNIGTITDGLIRYDTKSKKIIQHYKYNPSDPDGLQGDNVYSLFLDRDQNIWVGLFNGLAMLPHHSNPYKLVQIAKGKNNIQNSVLMACDDSMGNFFVNTLKGLYFIDKNMKFKEEISFSPNKQKGYQELSNLFRDTKGNIYCTRYHYGLYKFNPGLFTMEELDHAAFFKDLSYNFIIPDQFNSDQIIVPSKEGIHFYNTKTKINKLIAPSKLNNNLNIGRISKLCQSNSGEIYFVLNKKLCRYQPSSNNLDILTNENNQNIEGNITKITALDSTIWVGTTHYVYQYNLNTRSIQRSDTLFYLPKFTNSMETDQYGNLWIGAGSTLYKYEPMNAYLNKYSLIDGKGLFNQKSYSYNGSQIYFCMSNGLAIVEPDHFKKDTSSPAIYLTEIKVLNKPYPTELAPEFVDKIKIDFHDKSLSIKFASNHFIRQSSISYYYKLESFDEAYINNENKREVIYTNLKPGNYIFQAYAMTEDGVKSKNPIRLEIEVTAPFYMTNLFYGTLLGLSILLISIYYRINQKSLELKKKNELIEKTAKYKTMFMANMSHEIRTPMNAIIGLNKLLLDTDLDKKQKQYLNAIQLSCENLLFIVNDILDQVKIESGKYSIVLKYFNIRNLLDQINTLLSAKAQEKNLLFQIQISEQIPNVLKSDPVRLFQILTNLINNAIKFTDTGSVLLDVRSIQNKNGTYQINFKVKDTGIGIPAAKLDTIFESFEQIHEKEIIGNQGTGLGLSISKHLVEILGGKLTVKSKHGEGSEFFFSIHMEAKANETQSIGETQKLVFKNSYKLLLVEDSPINQLVAIELIKKHMPGTVVDLAENGQIAIEKLNNNIYDLILMDVKMPVMDGIMATKLIRKDHRQKAQSIPIIGLTANAISQQITECLDSGMNDTVTKPIDPVDLFYKLKKQLEP, from the coding sequence ATGAGCTATGGACAGCACTTGTTTGAAAAATGGTTGTTTAAGGACAACAATGATGGTCTGTCTCAAAATCACGTGTTTGACATTAAGCAAGATCGGTATGGATTTATCTGGATTAGCACCATGGGTGGACTAAATAAATTTGATGGTTTTGATTTTACCAGTTATGTGTATAATGAAGAAGACAGCAACTCTCTATCAGCAAACTGGGTGAGCTGTTTCTTAGAGGATTCAAAAGGTCAATTTTGGGTCAGCACATCCAATGGTTTTAACAACTTTAACAGGAAAACGGGAAAGTTCAAACGATATGATCATTCTCCTAACAATCCACTTTCGCTGGCACATTCTTCCTGCAAAGACATTGCGGAAGATCGCAAGGGAAATATATGGATCGTACATTCGTTGGGTGTCGACTGTTTTGACCCGCTTAAGGAGACCTTTGAACACTATTTGCATCCGGAATTTAGACATGGCAGACACAGTGGATCCATTCGCATAGATCAACAAGGAGATATTTGGATCGGCGGAACCACCGGACTTTACAAAGTAAATCTGAATCATAAATCACTTGATCAATATGTTTATCAAAATCCTTTGACCGGAGAACCCATTGAGGTCCTGGGTATGGAAGAAGATACGGATGGAAAAATATGGATTTGCCATTCTTCCGGCCTGTCAATATTTGATAAAAACGCTAAAAAGTTTGAAGATCTTAAGCTGGCTGTGTTAAATGGTGGTACTCATTCCATCCTCAGACAAGCCAACGGAGTGATGAACATTGGGACCATCACCGATGGTCTGATACGTTATGACACAAAGTCCAAAAAAATCATCCAGCATTATAAATACAATCCGTCTGATCCAGACGGACTCCAAGGGGATAATGTCTACTCCTTATTCCTGGACAGAGATCAAAATATTTGGGTGGGCTTATTCAACGGTCTTGCGATGTTGCCCCATCACAGCAATCCCTACAAGTTAGTCCAGATCGCAAAAGGCAAAAACAACATTCAAAATTCTGTCCTTATGGCTTGTGATGATTCGATGGGAAATTTCTTTGTCAACACACTAAAAGGACTATATTTTATAGATAAAAATATGAAATTCAAAGAAGAAATTTCTTTTTCACCAAACAAACAAAAAGGATACCAGGAACTAAGCAATTTATTCAGAGACACTAAAGGGAATATATATTGCACAAGATACCACTATGGTCTTTATAAATTTAATCCAGGCTTGTTCACCATGGAAGAATTGGACCATGCGGCGTTTTTTAAAGATTTAAGCTACAATTTTATAATTCCTGATCAATTTAATTCCGATCAAATCATTGTACCTTCCAAAGAAGGCATTCACTTTTATAATACAAAAACCAAAATCAATAAATTAATTGCACCTTCAAAACTAAATAACAATTTGAATATTGGAAGAATATCCAAACTATGTCAATCGAACAGCGGTGAAATATATTTTGTATTGAATAAGAAATTATGCAGGTATCAACCCAGTTCAAACAATTTAGACATTCTTACGAATGAAAATAATCAAAATATTGAGGGCAATATTACAAAAATAACAGCATTGGATTCCACAATTTGGGTAGGCACCACTCACTATGTATATCAGTACAATCTGAATACCCGCTCAATCCAAAGGTCAGATACTTTATTTTATTTGCCAAAGTTTACCAACAGCATGGAGACTGACCAATATGGAAACTTATGGATTGGAGCTGGAAGTACACTGTATAAATATGAACCAATGAATGCTTACTTAAATAAATACTCCTTAATAGACGGAAAGGGATTGTTTAATCAAAAATCGTATTCATACAATGGAAGTCAAATTTACTTTTGTATGTCTAATGGACTTGCCATTGTAGAGCCTGACCATTTCAAAAAAGATACAAGTTCTCCCGCCATATACCTCACAGAAATAAAAGTACTCAACAAGCCATATCCAACAGAATTGGCTCCTGAATTTGTTGATAAAATCAAAATCGATTTTCATGATAAGTCCCTTTCCATCAAATTTGCATCCAATCATTTCATCAGGCAATCATCGATCAGCTATTATTATAAACTTGAAAGCTTTGATGAGGCATATATAAACAATGAAAACAAAAGAGAGGTCATCTATACGAATTTAAAACCTGGTAACTATATCTTTCAGGCTTACGCCATGACTGAAGATGGTGTAAAATCAAAAAATCCAATAAGGTTGGAGATAGAAGTAACAGCTCCTTTCTATATGACCAACTTATTCTATGGAACACTGCTTGGCCTTTCAATACTTTTGATTTCAATCTATTATAGAATTAATCAAAAATCCCTGGAACTTAAAAAGAAAAATGAGCTAATTGAAAAAACGGCAAAATACAAAACCATGTTTATGGCAAACATGAGTCACGAAATTAGAACACCAATGAATGCCATCATTGGACTCAACAAATTACTACTCGATACAGACCTTGATAAAAAACAGAAACAATACCTAAATGCGATTCAATTATCCTGCGAAAACCTGCTCTTCATTGTCAACGATATTTTGGATCAGGTAAAAATCGAAAGTGGAAAATATTCCATTGTTCTAAAATACTTCAACATTCGAAATTTGTTGGATCAAATTAATACTTTATTATCTGCCAAAGCACAAGAGAAAAATCTTTTGTTCCAAATTCAGATTTCAGAACAGATTCCCAATGTTTTAAAGAGCGATCCAGTCAGATTGTTTCAAATTCTCACCAACCTCATCAACAATGCCATCAAATTCACGGATACAGGCAGCGTGCTTTTGGATGTACGATCCATTCAAAATAAAAATGGTACTTATCAAATAAACTTCAAAGTAAAAGACACGGGGATTGGTATCCCTGCCGCGAAACTTGACACCATCTTTGAAAGCTTCGAACAAATTCATGAAAAAGAAATTATTGGCAATCAGGGTACTGGTCTTGGCCTGTCTATTTCCAAGCATCTGGTAGAAATTCTCGGCGGTAAACTCACCGTAAAATCAAAGCATGGTGAGGGCTCTGAGTTTTTCTTTTCCATCCATATGGAGGCGAAAGCCAATGAGACCCAATCGATAGGAGAAACTCAAAAACTCGTCTTCAAAAATAGTTATAAGCTACTCTTGGTGGAAGATAGTCCAATAAATCAATTGGTGGCGATTGAATTAATTAAAAAGCACATGCCTGGAACGGTGGTGGACCTCGCGGAGAACGGCCAAATCGCCATTGAAAAACTAAATAACAACATTTACGATCTAATTCTTATGGATGTTAAAATGCCTGTTATGGATGGAATTATGGCCACCAAACTTATCAGAAAAGACCATCGCCAAAAAGCCCAATCCATACCCATTATCGGCCTCACTGCCAACGCCATCTCTCAACAAATAACAGAATGCCTGGATAGCGGTATGAATGATACTGTCACCAAACCCATCGACCCCGTTGATTTATTTTATAAACTTAAAAAACAACTGGAACCGTGA
- a CDS encoding T9SS type A sorting domain-containing protein: MKLVKFNPHWSAILVSTMVLLSHNLVSQSLKRQAISCLGSSGPVEQIYLSSTVGQVYSCAGIGSQNEAVFQGFQQPVILKIKQLPKEQLSNFYFRLSPNPTSGELHVFSECIHETSQITLSDLTGKTILHQIWKNWTVQTMDLQAIPNGNYFVQISDPEGASITYQLIIHK; the protein is encoded by the coding sequence ATGAAGCTTGTAAAATTTAACCCACACTGGAGTGCAATCCTTGTGTCTACAATGGTTTTGCTCTCCCACAATCTAGTATCACAATCCCTTAAACGACAGGCTATTTCTTGTCTCGGGTCCTCCGGGCCGGTGGAACAAATCTATCTAAGTTCCACCGTTGGACAAGTTTATTCCTGTGCAGGTATTGGTTCGCAAAATGAAGCCGTGTTTCAGGGATTTCAACAACCAGTAATTCTCAAAATCAAACAACTCCCAAAGGAACAACTTTCTAATTTTTATTTTCGCCTAAGTCCGAATCCAACTTCGGGGGAGTTACATGTTTTCTCAGAATGCATTCATGAAACTTCTCAGATTACCTTATCGGATCTGACTGGAAAAACAATACTCCATCAAATTTGGAAAAATTGGACCGTGCAAACCATGGACTTACAGGCCATTCCCAATGGCAACTATTTTGTGCAGATCTCAGATCCCGAAGGTGCGTCAATAACTTATCAATTAATTATTCACAAATAA
- a CDS encoding outer membrane beta-barrel protein, which translates to MKKNAWLSVVLMFWTFIGFAQSSLTIDASQLLSNFKFKDSQGEKLNKEYNGIYTGAYRISYRYDFDMGLMLRIGVGMRNAGSTLSYDGSQYSWNLKYLEENLGIGYKYKLGHVSPYLMVSFYLAQMLQGSQVLNNNHFNIIEEESMKTSDLGLIFSPGAEIVLTDDMSAYVSFDYLLGLGNLEKTTDQKSSNTALGLTLGLQFKF; encoded by the coding sequence ATGAAGAAAAATGCTTGGCTTAGTGTAGTCCTCATGTTTTGGACATTTATAGGTTTTGCACAATCATCTCTTACGATTGATGCATCACAGTTGCTTTCGAATTTTAAATTCAAAGACAGTCAGGGGGAAAAACTCAATAAGGAATACAACGGGATCTATACCGGGGCATATAGAATTTCCTACAGGTATGATTTCGATATGGGTCTTATGTTGAGAATAGGCGTGGGAATGAGAAATGCCGGCTCGACCCTTAGTTATGATGGTAGTCAGTATTCCTGGAACTTAAAGTATCTTGAAGAAAATCTGGGCATTGGGTATAAATACAAATTAGGCCATGTGAGTCCTTACCTGATGGTATCATTTTATTTAGCCCAAATGCTTCAGGGATCTCAGGTTCTCAACAACAATCATTTTAACATTATTGAAGAAGAATCAATGAAAACTTCTGATCTAGGATTGATTTTCTCGCCGGGTGCTGAAATCGTTTTGACCGATGATATGTCAGCTTATGTGTCTTTTGACTATTTGTTGGGACTTGGCAATCTAGAAAAAACCACAGATCAAAAATCGTCCAATACAGCCCTAGGATTGACTCTGGGTTTGCAATTTAAATTTTAA
- a CDS encoding bifunctional riboflavin kinase/FAD synthetase has protein sequence MKVLRLNQDALPDFNHPVITIGAFDGFHLGHREIVNQVCQLAEQNNSDSVLITFDPHPRKILDQENTHPYLLSTTEEKIKLLSETSLKYVILVPFNFEFSQQIAEEYIENFIIRQFKPHTLVIGFDHRFGMNSEGDLKLLRKYAAQGNFELKEISKQELKYEKISSTQIRDAIRKNEFRLVTQLLGKPYLISGQIVKGMQIGNKLGYPTANLELGEKSKLIPNSGIYAALAHLEGVIYRGLLYIGNRPTLGSNMAPSIEIHLKDFNGDLYQKNMLVEIIDYIREDEKFDDLTLLKEQIQRDDQKINDVLDRYMITMTNQMKDPKIAVVILNYNGENILKEYLPSVFDHLPHHTELYLIDNASTDQSLLWVKQSYPEIKIVRLSKNYGFAEGYNRGLKQVNADYFILLNSDVRVTNDWISPLIRRVQSNPRIMACQPKILSSRHPDQFEYAGAAGGLIDLLGYTFSRGRMMHSVEADSGQYNDARPIFWASGAAFLVNAAMFRAIGGFDGDYFAHQEEIDLCWRIQRAGGEIWYEPESKVFHLGGGTLDYSNPKKVFLNFRNNLSTIFKNTPYWYLVLLLPLRLILDVLISIRYLWSGKIQLTLKVIEAYVWSILSTLWLIQKKENNSYKINQLRIGPEKLKGVLKGSLFVHYYLFNHQTYKNIPNQYKD, from the coding sequence ATGAAAGTTTTACGCCTTAATCAAGATGCACTTCCGGATTTCAATCATCCTGTTATAACAATAGGAGCCTTTGATGGTTTTCACCTCGGACACCGTGAGATTGTTAATCAGGTTTGTCAATTGGCCGAACAAAATAATTCTGACTCTGTTCTGATAACATTTGATCCCCATCCCAGGAAAATTCTGGATCAGGAAAATACCCATCCATATTTACTGAGTACCACCGAGGAAAAAATAAAACTTCTGTCTGAAACCAGTTTAAAATATGTCATCCTGGTTCCATTCAACTTTGAATTTTCTCAGCAAATTGCTGAAGAATACATTGAAAATTTCATTATTCGACAATTTAAACCGCATACACTGGTGATAGGATTTGATCACCGGTTTGGAATGAATAGCGAAGGGGACCTCAAGTTACTTCGAAAATACGCTGCCCAGGGAAATTTTGAATTAAAAGAAATCAGCAAGCAGGAATTGAAGTATGAAAAAATTAGTTCAACACAAATCAGAGATGCCATTCGCAAAAATGAATTTCGTCTAGTCACCCAATTGTTGGGGAAACCATATTTGATTTCTGGTCAGATCGTCAAAGGAATGCAAATAGGAAATAAATTGGGTTACCCGACTGCAAATCTAGAGCTTGGAGAAAAATCAAAGCTTATTCCCAATTCGGGGATTTATGCTGCTCTTGCTCATTTAGAAGGAGTTATTTACCGAGGTCTATTATACATTGGCAATAGGCCGACTCTTGGCTCAAACATGGCGCCATCCATCGAAATTCATTTGAAAGATTTTAATGGAGATCTCTATCAGAAAAACATGCTGGTAGAAATCATAGATTACATTAGAGAGGATGAGAAATTTGATGATCTTACTTTGTTAAAAGAACAAATTCAAAGGGATGATCAAAAAATAAATGATGTATTGGACAGGTACATGATTACCATGACCAATCAAATGAAGGATCCGAAAATTGCAGTTGTTATTTTGAATTACAATGGCGAAAATATCTTAAAGGAATATTTACCTTCTGTATTTGATCACCTGCCACACCATACCGAACTTTATCTGATTGACAATGCTTCAACAGACCAAAGTTTGCTTTGGGTAAAGCAAAGTTATCCCGAAATAAAAATTGTAAGATTATCCAAAAACTATGGGTTTGCAGAAGGATACAACCGGGGACTTAAGCAGGTAAACGCAGATTATTTTATATTGCTAAACTCAGACGTTAGGGTAACCAACGACTGGATAAGTCCATTAATTCGCAGGGTTCAGTCAAATCCAAGAATTATGGCCTGCCAGCCAAAAATACTTTCTTCCAGGCATCCAGACCAATTTGAATATGCCGGCGCTGCCGGTGGTCTCATTGATCTTCTGGGATATACTTTTTCCAGAGGAAGGATGATGCATTCTGTTGAAGCTGATTCGGGCCAATACAACGATGCCAGACCTATATTCTGGGCAAGCGGAGCCGCTTTTCTAGTCAATGCAGCTATGTTTAGGGCGATTGGCGGCTTTGACGGGGACTATTTTGCCCACCAGGAAGAAATTGACCTTTGCTGGAGAATTCAAAGAGCAGGAGGTGAAATCTGGTATGAACCAGAATCGAAAGTTTTCCATTTAGGTGGAGGGACATTGGACTACAGCAATCCCAAAAAAGTATTTTTGAATTTCAGAAATAATCTAAGTACAATTTTTAAAAATACACCTTATTGGTATCTGGTTCTATTGCTACCTCTGCGCCTCATTTTGGATGTTTTGATCAGTATCAGATATCTGTGGTCTGGTAAAATTCAACTCACTTTAAAAGTGATAGAAGCTTATGTATGGTCCATTCTTTCGACCCTTTGGCTCATTCAAAAAAAAGAAAACAATTCTTATAAAATCAACCAGCTTAGAATTGGACCGGAGAAACTAAAAGGTGTGTTGAAAGGTTCACTTTTTGTGCATTACTATTTATTCAACCACCAAACCTACAAAAACATACCCAACCAATACAAAGATTGA
- a CDS encoding sensor histidine kinase — MKLKIIILFISIIFNNLLSQDYRIFYPDNQVNPSDTQLLDSVDRQIAQLIQDQNFFEALQPTISLIQKYNNQNDQNQVHKYRFILGKLYGILGWYSRSISTLEYCHVYFAQNKMSQDLVRTCLLMAMVQYKANNPEQASYFIGAIESEKATKNNPFFRHKYLLLNTALKDSIQDTSHLVNLGKVLKYAKASKLSELEGMSYRIIGDYYERKLQLSEACLAYQIANHIFDSLGYLADQLQLHQKIYNCLQGQELYKEANQELLKYISINDSLNLQLTQAEIFRVIDKFDKKENREEKIDLAKSQRLFELKTRRSNFTMISLLFGIGAILIAVFLIVLFYQQKLSANEIILKQSEEINHQKIKELENNLTLQTMQSMIRGQEVERERIAKDLHDSLGGLLSAIKLRFDKLGMDHLASQEPTEYKKVHGLIDVACKEVRNIAHDLKPSALDNLGLLDALKDLINRYQNNEGPDVFLQTKGLEDTPLLNSENSTQVYRIVQELVHNAIKHASAKEIFIQVQIIENDLEITVEDDGIGYDTQLKTNGMGLENIRSRVNYLNGEMEVDSRPNQGTSVMIQIPLDKAFSQGKP, encoded by the coding sequence ATGAAGTTAAAAATTATTATATTATTTATTTCTATAATATTTAATAATCTTTTATCTCAGGACTATAGGATATTTTATCCCGACAATCAGGTCAATCCATCGGACACCCAACTCCTTGATAGTGTTGACAGGCAAATTGCACAATTAATTCAAGATCAGAATTTTTTCGAAGCCCTGCAACCTACCATTTCTTTAATTCAAAAGTACAACAATCAAAACGACCAAAATCAGGTCCACAAATACCGCTTTATCCTGGGTAAACTTTATGGGATTCTTGGCTGGTATTCCAGAAGTATTTCTACGCTTGAATATTGTCACGTTTATTTTGCACAAAACAAAATGAGCCAGGATTTGGTGAGAACCTGTTTGTTGATGGCGATGGTACAATACAAGGCCAATAATCCAGAACAGGCTTCCTATTTTATAGGAGCCATTGAATCTGAAAAAGCCACTAAAAACAATCCTTTTTTTCGACACAAATACTTATTGCTCAACACTGCTTTGAAAGATAGCATTCAGGACACCAGCCACCTTGTTAATTTGGGTAAAGTATTAAAGTATGCAAAAGCATCCAAATTATCAGAATTGGAAGGAATGAGTTACCGTATCATAGGTGATTATTACGAGCGCAAACTTCAATTGTCTGAAGCCTGTCTTGCCTATCAGATTGCCAACCATATATTTGACAGTCTTGGCTATTTGGCCGACCAATTACAACTGCATCAAAAAATTTATAACTGCCTGCAAGGTCAGGAGTTATATAAGGAAGCCAATCAAGAACTTTTAAAGTACATCTCAATCAATGACAGCTTAAATTTACAGCTCACCCAAGCAGAAATTTTTAGGGTCATCGATAAATTTGACAAAAAAGAAAACAGAGAGGAGAAGATTGATCTCGCCAAAAGTCAGCGCTTGTTTGAATTGAAAACCAGGAGATCTAATTTTACCATGATCTCATTGCTATTTGGAATTGGAGCTATTCTGATTGCTGTATTTTTAATTGTCCTTTTTTACCAGCAAAAATTAAGCGCCAACGAAATAATCTTAAAACAAAGCGAAGAAATCAACCATCAAAAAATAAAAGAACTGGAAAACAATCTCACCCTTCAAACCATGCAATCCATGATTCGGGGGCAAGAAGTAGAGAGAGAACGCATTGCCAAAGACCTGCACGATAGTCTGGGGGGCTTGCTGTCTGCCATCAAACTGAGATTTGACAAACTGGGCATGGATCATTTGGCTTCCCAGGAACCTACCGAGTATAAAAAAGTCCATGGTCTGATTGATGTAGCCTGTAAAGAAGTGCGCAACATAGCCCATGATTTAAAACCGAGTGCCCTTGACAATCTGGGACTTTTGGATGCCCTCAAGGATCTGATCAACAGATATCAAAACAACGAGGGACCTGATGTCTTTCTTCAAACCAAAGGGCTGGAAGACACCCCCCTACTAAATTCAGAAAATTCAACCCAGGTTTATCGAATTGTGCAGGAATTGGTACACAATGCCATAAAGCATGCAAGTGCCAAAGAAATCTTCATTCAAGTACAAATTATCGAAAATGATCTGGAAATTACGGTAGAAGACGATGGCATTGGGTACGATACACAGTTGAAAACGAACGGAATGGGTCTTGAAAACATTCGCTCAAGGGTTAATTACCTGAATGGGGAAATGGAAGTGGACTCTCGCCCAAATCAAGGTACTTCCGTGATGATCCAGATCCCTCTGGACAAAGCGTTTTCTCAGGGAAAACCCTGA